One window of the Streptomyces sp. TS71-3 genome contains the following:
- the aceE gene encoding pyruvate dehydrogenase (acetyl-transferring), homodimeric type, translated as MTDPTLSPSRLRTAGAIPPQPSELDQLPDRDPEETAEWQASLDAVTEAAGPHRAAYLMRRTLERAEGAGLALPKLLETDYVNTIPTADEPAVDGDEAMEARITAWNRWNAAAMVTRGSKHGVGGHIATFASAAWLYEIGFNHFFHGKEGNGTVGGSGDQLYVQGHASPGIYARAFLDGRLTEENLDNFRREAAGKGVPSYPHPRRLPWLWEFPTVSMGLGPLSAIYQARFNRYLTARGIKDASQSHVWAFLGDGEMDEPESTAALALAAREGLDNLTFVINCNLQRLDGPVRANFKIVQELEAQFRGAGWNVVKSLWGTAWDELLQLDTTGALVRRLREVPDAQVQTYQTRDASYIRESFFGSDPALVEMAKLLSDDKILECFHLSRGGHEPRKVYAAYKAALAHKGTPTVILVQTVKGFTLGQGFASKNANHQMKKLTVDEFKTMRDLLDLPISDSAFDEGQVPYAHPGADSPEVRYLQERRAALGGPAPARRVHPVAPLPAPAEKAFAAFDKGSGSQPVATTMAFVRLVKDLIRDKESGRRWVPIVPDEARTFGMESLFPSLGIYSPKGQTYEPVDRDQLMYYRESETGQILNEGITEAGSMADFIAASTSYATHGEVMIPFYIFYSMFGWQRTGDQMWQLGDQLGRGFLVGATAGRTTLTGEGLQHADGQSPLIAATNPAALAYDPAFAYETAAIVKEGLARMYGELSESVTGQSEDDRNVFYYLTVYNEPMPQPAKPDGVDEGIVRGLYRFNTAESAGLTPPAGAPRIQLLASGTAIHWVLAAQKVLAEEWGVAADVWSATSWSELRRDAMAADDAILRGEEQVPFVRQALAGAEGPVLAVSDYMRQVPDQIAQWVEQDYTSLGADGFGISDTRDAARRYFGIDAESVVVAALAQLARRGEVPATAVKEARERYLA; from the coding sequence ATGACCGACCCCACCCTCTCCCCGTCCCGACTCCGCACGGCCGGGGCGATCCCCCCGCAGCCGAGCGAGCTGGACCAGCTCCCCGACCGGGACCCGGAGGAGACGGCCGAGTGGCAGGCGTCCCTCGACGCCGTCACCGAGGCGGCCGGCCCGCACCGCGCCGCCTACCTGATGCGCCGCACGCTGGAGCGCGCCGAGGGAGCCGGTCTGGCGCTGCCGAAGCTGCTGGAGACCGACTACGTCAACACCATCCCCACCGCCGACGAGCCCGCCGTGGACGGCGACGAGGCGATGGAGGCCAGGATCACCGCCTGGAACCGCTGGAACGCCGCGGCGATGGTCACCCGCGGTTCGAAGCACGGCGTCGGCGGGCACATCGCCACCTTCGCCTCCGCCGCGTGGCTCTACGAGATCGGCTTCAACCACTTCTTCCACGGCAAGGAGGGCAACGGGACGGTAGGCGGCTCGGGCGACCAGCTCTACGTACAGGGCCACGCCTCCCCCGGCATCTACGCCCGCGCCTTCCTCGACGGCCGGCTGACCGAGGAGAACCTGGACAACTTCCGCCGCGAGGCCGCGGGCAAGGGCGTGCCGTCCTACCCGCACCCGCGCCGGCTGCCCTGGCTGTGGGAGTTCCCCACCGTCTCCATGGGCCTCGGCCCGCTCTCCGCGATCTACCAGGCCCGGTTCAACCGCTACCTGACCGCACGCGGCATCAAGGACGCGTCGCAGTCGCACGTGTGGGCGTTCCTGGGTGACGGCGAGATGGACGAGCCGGAGTCGACGGCCGCGCTCGCGCTGGCCGCCCGCGAGGGCCTGGACAACCTGACCTTCGTCATCAACTGCAACCTCCAGCGCCTGGACGGCCCGGTCCGCGCCAACTTCAAGATCGTGCAGGAGCTGGAGGCCCAGTTCCGCGGCGCCGGCTGGAACGTCGTCAAGTCGCTGTGGGGCACCGCCTGGGACGAGCTGCTGCAGCTGGACACCACGGGCGCGCTGGTCCGCAGGCTGCGCGAGGTGCCGGACGCCCAGGTCCAGACGTACCAGACCCGTGACGCGAGCTACATCCGCGAGAGCTTCTTCGGCTCCGACCCGGCGCTCGTCGAGATGGCGAAGCTGCTGTCGGACGACAAGATCCTGGAGTGCTTCCACCTCTCCCGCGGCGGCCACGAGCCCCGCAAGGTGTACGCGGCGTACAAGGCGGCCCTGGCGCACAAGGGCACCCCGACCGTCATACTCGTGCAGACCGTCAAGGGCTTCACGCTGGGCCAGGGCTTCGCGTCGAAGAACGCGAACCACCAGATGAAGAAGCTCACGGTCGACGAGTTCAAGACCATGCGGGACCTGCTCGACCTGCCCATCTCGGACAGCGCCTTCGACGAGGGCCAGGTGCCCTATGCCCACCCGGGCGCCGACTCCCCCGAGGTGCGCTACCTCCAGGAGCGCCGTGCCGCGCTCGGCGGCCCCGCCCCGGCGCGCCGGGTGCACCCCGTCGCCCCGCTGCCCGCGCCGGCCGAGAAGGCGTTCGCCGCGTTCGACAAGGGCTCGGGCTCCCAGCCGGTGGCCACCACCATGGCGTTCGTACGCCTGGTGAAGGACCTGATCCGGGACAAGGAGTCGGGCAGGCGCTGGGTGCCGATCGTGCCGGACGAGGCCCGCACCTTCGGCATGGAGTCGCTCTTCCCGTCCCTCGGCATCTACTCCCCCAAGGGGCAGACGTACGAGCCGGTCGACCGCGACCAGCTCATGTACTACCGCGAGTCGGAGACGGGCCAGATCCTCAACGAGGGCATCACCGAGGCCGGCTCGATGGCGGACTTCATCGCCGCGTCGACCTCGTACGCCACGCACGGCGAGGTGATGATCCCGTTCTACATCTTCTACTCGATGTTCGGCTGGCAGCGCACCGGCGACCAGATGTGGCAGCTCGGCGACCAGCTCGGCCGGGGCTTCCTGGTCGGCGCCACCGCGGGCCGCACCACGCTCACCGGCGAGGGCCTCCAGCACGCGGACGGCCAGTCGCCGCTGATCGCCGCGACGAACCCGGCGGCGCTCGCGTACGACCCGGCGTTCGCCTACGAGACGGCGGCCATCGTCAAGGAAGGGCTCGCGCGGATGTACGGCGAGCTCTCCGAGAGCGTCACGGGCCAGAGTGAGGACGACCGGAACGTCTTCTACTACCTCACCGTCTACAACGAGCCGATGCCGCAGCCCGCGAAGCCGGACGGCGTCGACGAGGGCATCGTCAGGGGCCTCTACCGCTTCAACACCGCGGAGTCGGCGGGCCTGACACCTCCGGCGGGCGCCCCCCGCATCCAGCTCCTCGCGTCGGGGACCGCGATCCACTGGGTGCTCGCGGCGCAGAAGGTGCTGGCCGAGGAGTGGGGCGTGGCCGCCGACGTGTGGTCCGCGACCTCGTGGAGCGAGCTGCGCCGTGACGCCATGGCCGCGGACGACGCGATCCTGCGCGGCGAGGAGCAGGTGCCGTTCGTGCGGCAGGCGCTGGCGGGCGCGGAGGGCCCGGTGCTGGCCGTCAGCGACTACATGCGGCAGGTACCGGACCAGATCGCGCAGTGGGTCGAGCAGGACTACACGTCCCTGGGCGCGGACGGCTTCGGCATCTCCGACACCCGGGACGCGGCCCGCCGCTACTTCGGCATCGACGCGGAGTCCGTGGTCGTGGCCGCGCTGGCCCAGCTCGCCCGCCGCGGCGAGGTGCCGGCCACGGCGGTCAAGGAGGCCCGGGAGAGGTACCTGGCCTGA
- a CDS encoding nicotinate-nucleotide--dimethylbenzimidazole phosphoribosyltransferase, whose translation MNLDDFTDLIERPDGGVRRDAEDRRALVDLAPDALGRLDELGEWLAAAQSAAPVRPIRQPKVIVFAGDHGVAELGVSARPAGTADRLVRAVLAGESPVSVLARGQEVPVRVVDMALDCDPDTLPEDVVRHRVRRGSGRIDVEDALTAEQVDAALAAGVAIADEEADSGTDLVVLGDLSVGGTTAAATLIAALCGTDASVVTGRGGSPIDDLAWMRKCAAVRDALRRARPVLGDQAELLAAVGGADLAAATGFLLQCAVRHTPVILDGVVSAACALVAQRVAFRAPDWWLPGHASGEPAQAKAFDRMALEPLVEHGVTVGGGVGALLALPLVRSAAALAAELPDYAAKGPEDDGDDADASTEDGTAAEGTAEAAGPAGGTATDPE comes from the coding sequence GTGAATCTCGACGACTTCACCGATCTGATCGAGCGCCCCGACGGCGGGGTGCGCCGCGATGCCGAGGATCGCCGGGCCCTGGTGGACCTGGCGCCGGACGCGCTGGGCCGCCTCGACGAGCTGGGCGAGTGGCTGGCCGCCGCCCAGTCGGCCGCGCCGGTGCGGCCGATCAGGCAGCCCAAGGTCATCGTCTTCGCGGGCGACCACGGGGTGGCCGAACTGGGTGTCTCCGCGCGCCCGGCGGGCACCGCGGACCGCCTGGTGCGGGCCGTGCTCGCGGGCGAGAGCCCCGTCTCCGTGCTGGCCCGCGGCCAGGAAGTGCCGGTCCGCGTGGTGGACATGGCGCTGGACTGCGACCCGGACACGCTGCCCGAGGACGTGGTGCGCCACCGGGTACGGCGCGGAAGCGGGCGCATCGACGTCGAGGACGCGCTGACCGCGGAGCAGGTCGACGCGGCGCTGGCCGCGGGCGTCGCGATCGCCGACGAGGAGGCCGACTCCGGCACGGACCTGGTGGTGCTCGGCGATCTGAGCGTGGGCGGCACGACGGCCGCCGCGACGCTGATCGCCGCCCTCTGCGGTACGGACGCCTCGGTGGTGACGGGCCGCGGCGGCTCGCCCATCGACGACCTCGCCTGGATGCGCAAGTGCGCCGCGGTGCGCGACGCGCTGCGCAGGGCCCGGCCGGTCCTGGGCGACCAGGCCGAGCTGCTGGCGGCGGTCGGCGGCGCCGACCTGGCGGCGGCGACCGGCTTCCTGTTGCAGTGCGCGGTGCGGCACACGCCGGTGATCCTGGACGGGGTGGTCTCGGCGGCGTGCGCGCTGGTGGCGCAGCGGGTCGCGTTCCGTGCACCGGACTGGTGGCTGCCAGGCCACGCCAGCGGGGAGCCCGCCCAGGCCAAGGCCTTCGACCGGATGGCCCTGGAACCGCTGGTCGAGCACGGCGTCACGGTCGGCGGGGGCGTCGGCGCCCTGCTCGCCCTGCCCCTGGTGCGCTCCGCCGCCGCGCTGGCGGCGGAACTGCCCGACTACGCGGCCAAGGGGCCCGAGGACGACGGGGACGACGCGGACGCGAGCACGGAGGACGGCACTGCCGCCGAGGGCACTGCGGAAGCGGCGGGCCCGGCCGGCGGCACGGCGACGGACCCGGAGTGA
- a CDS encoding GntR family transcriptional regulator, translating into MTTPVVHSLREQIREHIVEGIVSGRWQPGERIVERRIATELEVSQTPVREALRELESLRLIESAPNKGVRVRNLTAADLEESYPVRAGLEQIAAELAADRLALDCSALEPHVAALYEADRGSDGTAQVRHTVAFHRELVRAARNGVLLHTWEGLGIEVFTALSIRWLGTVQQSYAEEHEDLVDAFRRRDPRIGELVKVHVLGCAPRA; encoded by the coding sequence ATGACCACGCCGGTCGTCCACTCGCTGCGCGAGCAGATCCGCGAGCACATCGTGGAAGGGATCGTGAGCGGCCGCTGGCAGCCCGGTGAGCGGATCGTGGAGCGGCGGATCGCGACCGAGCTGGAGGTCAGCCAGACCCCCGTCCGGGAGGCTCTGCGCGAGCTGGAGTCGCTGCGGCTGATCGAGTCGGCGCCCAACAAGGGGGTGCGGGTACGGAATCTGACGGCGGCGGACCTGGAGGAGAGCTACCCGGTCCGGGCGGGCCTGGAGCAGATCGCGGCGGAGCTGGCCGCGGACCGGCTGGCGCTGGACTGCTCCGCCCTGGAGCCGCACGTGGCCGCGCTCTACGAGGCCGACCGCGGGTCCGACGGCACCGCGCAGGTGCGGCACACGGTGGCCTTCCACCGCGAGCTGGTGCGCGCCGCCAGGAACGGCGTGCTGCTGCACACCTGGGAGGGGCTCGGCATCGAGGTCTTCACGGCCCTGTCGATCCGCTGGCTGGGCACGGTCCAGCAGTCGTACGCGGAGGAGCACGAGGATCTCGTCGACGCCTTCCGCAGGCGTGACCCGCGCATCGGCGAGCTGGTCAAGGTCCACGTCCTGGGCTGCGCACCGCGCGCCTGA
- the lpdA gene encoding dihydrolipoyl dehydrogenase, translated as MANDASTVFDLVILGGGSGGYAAALRGAQLGLDVALIEKGKVGGTCLHRGCIPTKALLHAGEIADQARESEQFGVRATFEGIDMAAVHKYKDDVVSGLYKGLQGLIASRKVTYIEGEGRLSSPTSVDVGDRRVQGRHVLLATGSVPKTLPGLEIDGDRIISSDHALVLDRVPKSAIILGGGVIGVEFASAWKSFGTDVTVVEGLKHLVPVEDENSSKLLERAFRKRGIKFNLGTFFEKAEYTQDGVRVTLADGKTFEAEVLLVAIGRGPVSQGLGYEEAGVAMDRGFVLVDEYMQTNVPTISAVGDLAPTLQLAHVGFAEGILVAERLAGLKTVPVDYDGVPRVTYCQPEVASVGITEERAKEIYGADKVVALKYNLAGNGRSKILKTAGEIKLVQVKDGAVVGLHMVGERIGEQVGEAQLIYNWEALPSEVAQLIHAHPTQSEALGEAHLALAGKPLHSHD; from the coding sequence GTGGCGAACGACGCCAGCACCGTTTTCGACCTAGTGATCCTCGGCGGTGGCAGCGGCGGGTACGCCGCGGCGCTGCGCGGGGCGCAGCTTGGTCTGGACGTCGCCCTGATCGAGAAGGGCAAGGTCGGCGGCACCTGCCTGCACCGCGGCTGCATCCCCACCAAGGCTCTGCTGCACGCCGGTGAGATCGCGGACCAGGCCCGGGAGTCCGAGCAGTTCGGAGTCAGGGCCACGTTCGAGGGCATCGACATGGCCGCCGTACACAAGTACAAGGACGACGTGGTCTCGGGGCTCTACAAGGGCCTGCAGGGTCTGATCGCCTCGCGCAAGGTCACCTACATCGAGGGCGAGGGCCGCCTCTCCTCGCCGACGTCCGTGGACGTCGGCGACCGGCGCGTCCAGGGCCGCCACGTCCTGCTCGCGACCGGCTCCGTGCCGAAGACGCTGCCGGGCCTGGAGATCGACGGCGACCGCATCATCTCCTCGGACCACGCGCTCGTCCTGGACCGCGTCCCGAAGTCGGCGATCATCCTGGGCGGCGGCGTGATCGGCGTCGAGTTCGCGTCCGCGTGGAAGTCGTTCGGCACGGACGTCACCGTCGTCGAGGGCCTGAAGCACCTCGTCCCCGTCGAGGACGAGAACAGCTCGAAGCTGCTGGAGCGCGCCTTCCGCAAGCGCGGGATCAAGTTCAACCTCGGCACGTTCTTCGAGAAGGCGGAGTACACGCAGGACGGCGTGCGGGTCACGCTGGCCGACGGCAAGACCTTCGAGGCCGAGGTGCTGCTGGTCGCCATCGGCCGCGGCCCGGTCTCCCAGGGCCTCGGGTACGAGGAAGCGGGCGTCGCCATGGACCGCGGCTTCGTCCTCGTCGACGAGTACATGCAGACGAACGTCCCGACCATCTCCGCCGTGGGCGACCTGGCCCCCACCCTCCAGCTCGCCCACGTCGGCTTCGCCGAGGGCATCCTGGTCGCGGAGCGCCTCGCGGGCCTGAAGACGGTGCCGGTCGACTACGACGGCGTGCCGCGGGTCACGTACTGCCAGCCGGAAGTCGCCTCGGTGGGCATCACCGAGGAGCGGGCGAAGGAGATCTACGGCGCGGACAAGGTCGTCGCGCTCAAGTACAACCTCGCGGGCAACGGCCGGAGCAAGATCCTGAAGACGGCCGGCGAGATCAAGCTCGTGCAGGTCAAGGACGGTGCCGTGGTCGGCCTCCACATGGTCGGCGAGCGGATCGGCGAGCAGGTCGGCGAGGCCCAGCTGATCTACAACTGGGAGGCCCTGCCCTCCGAGGTCGCCCAGCTCATCCACGCCCACCCGACGCAAAGCGAGGCGCTCGGCGAAGCCCACCTGGCACTGGCGGGCAAGCCGCTGCACTCCCATGACTGA
- a CDS encoding adenosylcobinamide-GDP ribazoletransferase: MPPPTLGDGLRFAFGTLTVIPVTVSRWDRATAGVGMAWAPIVGLTVGLCSAAVAEVLLVLGSGGLLAAVSSVAAGAALTRGLHLDGLADTADGLGSGGPAEDALRIMKKSDIGPFGVLTLVFVLLAQVAALAGLYGRSWAEGAVAAALSATAARLVLTLAARPGVPPARPGGLGSAVAGTVPSQRGLAAAAITVAAAAGAGTLFGAAGAVRCALAVLLACGAAVLLRQHCVRRLGGVTGDVFGALAETAATTALVVLTIAV; the protein is encoded by the coding sequence GTGCCCCCGCCCACCCTCGGCGACGGCCTGCGGTTCGCCTTCGGGACGCTGACCGTCATACCCGTGACCGTGTCCCGCTGGGACCGGGCCACGGCCGGGGTCGGCATGGCGTGGGCGCCGATCGTGGGCCTCACCGTCGGGCTGTGCTCGGCGGCGGTCGCCGAGGTGCTGCTCGTGCTGGGCTCCGGAGGGCTGCTCGCCGCCGTGTCGAGCGTCGCCGCAGGGGCCGCGCTGACCCGGGGACTGCACCTCGACGGCCTGGCCGACACCGCCGACGGGCTCGGCAGCGGCGGCCCCGCCGAGGACGCGCTGCGCATCATGAAGAAGTCGGACATCGGCCCCTTCGGCGTCCTCACCCTGGTGTTCGTGCTGCTCGCCCAGGTGGCCGCGCTCGCCGGGCTGTACGGCCGCTCGTGGGCCGAGGGCGCCGTGGCCGCGGCGCTCTCCGCGACGGCCGCGCGGCTCGTCCTCACCCTGGCGGCCCGCCCGGGTGTGCCGCCCGCCCGGCCGGGCGGGCTGGGCTCCGCCGTCGCCGGAACGGTGCCTTCCCAACGCGGGCTGGCCGCCGCGGCGATCACGGTGGCCGCGGCGGCGGGCGCGGGCACGCTGTTCGGGGCGGCAGGGGCCGTGCGGTGCGCGCTGGCGGTGCTGCTGGCCTGCGGTGCGGCCGTGCTGCTGCGGCAGCACTGCGTGCGGCGGCTGGGCGGCGTGACGGGCGACGTCTTCGGTGCCCTCGCGGAGACCGCGGCCACCACCGCCCTCGTCGTGCTCACCATCGCCGTCTAG
- the sucB gene encoding 2-oxoglutarate dehydrogenase, E2 component, dihydrolipoamide succinyltransferase — protein MAVSVTLPALGESVTEGTVTRWLKAEGESVEADEPLLEVSTDKVDTEIPSPASGVLSAIKVAEDETVEVGAELAVIDDGSGAPAQPAAQEQPAPAPEPEPAPAAQPQPEPAPQPAAAPSTEAAQPAPAPTAEAAAGGGSAEGTDVVLPALGESVTEGTVTRWLKAVGDSVEADEPLLEVSTDKVDTEIPSPTGGVLLEIVVGEDETAEVGARLAVIGAPGAAPAAAPAPQEPAPAAQPAPAAEAPAAPAPAAPAPQAPPAPAPAPQPAAPAQPAPQAPAAQPAPAPAAAAPTSPAAVSGDEGAYVTPLVRKLATENGVDLSTVKGTGVGGRIRKQDVQAAAEAKKAAAQAPAPAPQAAAPAAPSKAPSLEPSPLRGQTVKMTRMRKVIGDNMMKALHDQAQLSSVVEVDVTKLMRLRERAKESFAAREGVKLSPMPFYVKAAAQALKAHPVVNARINAAEGTITYFDTENIGIAVDSERGLMTPVIKNAGDLNLAGISKKTAELAGAVRSSKITPDELAGATFTISNTGSRGALFDTIIVPPNQAAILGIGATVKRPAVIETAEGTVIGVRDMTYLVLSYDHRLVDGADAARYLTTVKAILEAGEFEVELGL, from the coding sequence ATGGCGGTTTCCGTAACCCTTCCGGCGCTCGGGGAGAGCGTCACCGAGGGCACTGTCACCCGCTGGCTGAAGGCCGAGGGCGAGTCCGTCGAGGCCGACGAGCCACTGCTCGAGGTCTCCACCGACAAGGTCGACACCGAGATCCCCTCGCCCGCCTCGGGCGTGCTGTCCGCCATCAAGGTCGCCGAGGACGAGACCGTCGAGGTCGGCGCGGAGCTGGCGGTCATCGACGACGGCTCCGGCGCGCCCGCGCAGCCCGCCGCCCAGGAGCAGCCGGCCCCGGCCCCGGAGCCCGAGCCGGCCCCCGCCGCGCAGCCGCAGCCCGAGCCCGCCCCGCAGCCCGCCGCGGCCCCCTCCACCGAGGCCGCGCAGCCCGCTCCCGCGCCGACCGCCGAGGCCGCCGCTGGCGGGGGCTCCGCCGAGGGCACCGACGTGGTGCTGCCCGCGCTGGGCGAGAGCGTCACCGAGGGCACCGTGACCCGCTGGCTCAAGGCGGTCGGCGACTCCGTCGAGGCCGACGAGCCGCTGCTGGAGGTCTCCACCGACAAGGTCGACACGGAGATCCCGTCGCCCACGGGCGGCGTGCTGCTGGAGATCGTCGTCGGCGAGGACGAGACCGCCGAGGTGGGTGCCAGGCTCGCGGTGATCGGTGCCCCGGGCGCCGCACCGGCCGCGGCACCCGCCCCGCAGGAGCCCGCGCCCGCCGCCCAGCCCGCCCCGGCGGCCGAGGCCCCGGCCGCGCCCGCCCCGGCGGCTCCGGCTCCGCAGGCTCCCCCGGCCCCCGCCCCCGCCCCGCAGCCGGCCGCGCCCGCGCAGCCCGCTCCGCAGGCGCCGGCCGCCCAGCCGGCTCCGGCGCCCGCCGCGGCGGCTCCGACGAGCCCGGCCGCGGTCTCGGGTGACGAGGGCGCGTACGTCACCCCGCTGGTGCGCAAGCTCGCCACGGAGAACGGCGTCGACCTGTCCACCGTGAAGGGCACCGGCGTCGGTGGCCGGATCCGCAAGCAGGACGTCCAGGCCGCCGCCGAGGCGAAGAAGGCCGCGGCCCAGGCCCCCGCGCCGGCCCCCCAGGCCGCCGCCCCCGCTGCTCCTTCGAAGGCCCCGTCCCTGGAGCCGTCGCCGCTGCGCGGCCAGACGGTCAAGATGACCCGGATGCGCAAGGTCATCGGCGACAACATGATGAAGGCCCTGCACGACCAGGCGCAGCTGTCCTCGGTCGTCGAGGTGGACGTCACCAAGCTGATGCGGCTGCGCGAGCGGGCCAAGGAGTCCTTCGCGGCCCGCGAGGGCGTGAAGCTGTCCCCGATGCCGTTCTACGTGAAGGCGGCGGCCCAGGCGCTGAAGGCGCACCCGGTCGTCAACGCCCGGATCAACGCCGCCGAGGGCACCATCACGTACTTCGACACGGAGAACATCGGCATCGCCGTGGACTCCGAGCGCGGGCTGATGACGCCGGTCATCAAGAACGCGGGCGACCTGAACCTCGCCGGCATCTCCAAGAAGACCGCGGAGCTGGCCGGGGCCGTGCGCTCCAGCAAGATCACCCCGGACGAGCTGGCGGGCGCGACGTTCACCATCTCCAACACCGGTTCGCGCGGCGCCCTGTTCGACACGATCATCGTGCCGCCGAACCAGGCCGCCATCCTCGGCATCGGGGCGACGGTCAAGCGGCCGGCCGTCATCGAGACCGCCGAGGGCACGGTGATCGGCGTGCGCGACATGACCTACCTGGTGCTCTCCTACGACCACAGGCTGGTGGACGGCGCCGACGCCGCCCGCTACCTGACCACGGTCAAGGCGATCCTGGAGGCCGGGGAGTTCGAGGTCGAGCTCGGTCTGTGA
- a CDS encoding leucyl aminopeptidase — translation MTDLTLSTAAAAGLRADAIVVGVAKGTASKSGTLVLAPGAEAVDEAFDGKLVAVLETLGASGAEGEVTKLPAPEGFRTPVVLAVGLGPAPERDGGYATEALRHAAGCAARALAGAKKAGVALPLADAAAVGAVAEGTLLGAYSFDTYKAAGRGGSGGRGGKNGKNAKPPLAEATLLGGKPRDKDHKAALERAAAVCEELNRARDLINTPPNDLDPETFATLASAAAKEHGIKVQVLDEKALVKGGYGGILGVGAGSASPPRLVKLTYTHPGARKSLAFIGKGITYDSGGISLKPPGHNETMKCDMSGAAAVFAAVVAAARLGLKVNVTSWLALAENMPSGSAVRPGDVLRMYSGTTVEVLNTDAEGRLVLADAIAKASEDKPDVIVDVATLTGAMMVALGNRLFGIMSNDEAFRTAVHEIAEGAGEPSWPMPLPEHLLKGMESPTADIANMGERQGGGLVAGLFLREFVGDDITWAHLDIAGPAFNEQGPFGYTPKGGTGTAVRTLVRLAEAAAEGKVL, via the coding sequence GTGACTGATCTCACTCTCAGTACCGCCGCCGCGGCCGGCCTGCGCGCCGACGCGATCGTGGTAGGCGTCGCCAAGGGCACAGCCTCCAAGTCCGGGACCCTGGTCCTCGCGCCCGGCGCGGAAGCCGTCGACGAGGCCTTCGACGGCAAGCTCGTCGCCGTCCTGGAGACCTTGGGCGCGTCCGGAGCTGAGGGCGAGGTGACCAAGCTGCCGGCACCGGAGGGCTTCCGTACGCCCGTGGTGCTCGCGGTCGGCCTCGGCCCGGCCCCGGAGCGCGACGGCGGCTACGCGACCGAGGCCCTGCGGCACGCGGCCGGCTGCGCGGCACGCGCGCTGGCCGGCGCCAAGAAGGCCGGCGTCGCGCTTCCCCTCGCCGACGCCGCCGCGGTCGGGGCGGTCGCCGAGGGCACGCTCCTGGGCGCCTACAGCTTCGACACGTACAAGGCGGCCGGCCGCGGCGGCTCGGGTGGCCGCGGCGGCAAGAACGGCAAGAACGCCAAGCCGCCGCTCGCCGAGGCCACCCTGCTCGGCGGCAAGCCGCGCGACAAGGACCACAAGGCCGCCCTCGAACGCGCCGCCGCTGTCTGCGAGGAGCTGAACCGCGCCCGCGACCTCATCAACACCCCGCCGAACGACCTCGACCCCGAGACGTTCGCGACCCTGGCCAGTGCCGCCGCCAAGGAGCACGGCATCAAGGTGCAGGTGCTCGACGAGAAGGCGCTGGTCAAGGGCGGCTACGGCGGCATCCTCGGGGTGGGCGCCGGCTCGGCGTCGCCGCCCCGCCTGGTGAAGCTCACCTACACGCACCCGGGGGCCAGGAAGTCGCTGGCGTTCATCGGCAAGGGCATCACCTACGACTCGGGCGGCATCTCCCTGAAGCCCCCGGGGCACAACGAGACGATGAAGTGCGACATGAGCGGCGCCGCCGCCGTGTTCGCCGCCGTCGTCGCCGCGGCCCGGCTCGGCCTGAAGGTGAACGTCACCAGCTGGCTCGCGCTCGCCGAGAACATGCCCTCGGGCTCGGCCGTGCGCCCCGGCGACGTGCTGCGGATGTACTCGGGCACCACGGTGGAGGTGCTGAACACCGACGCGGAGGGCCGCCTCGTGCTGGCCGACGCCATCGCCAAGGCGTCCGAGGACAAACCCGACGTGATCGTCGACGTGGCCACGCTCACCGGCGCGATGATGGTGGCGCTCGGCAACCGCCTCTTCGGGATCATGTCCAACGACGAGGCGTTCCGCACCGCCGTCCACGAGATCGCCGAGGGGGCGGGCGAGCCGTCCTGGCCGATGCCGCTGCCGGAGCACCTGCTCAAGGGCATGGAGTCGCCGACGGCCGACATCGCCAACATGGGCGAGCGGCAGGGCGGCGGCCTGGTCGCCGGCCTGTTCCTGCGCGAGTTCGTCGGCGACGACATCACGTGGGCGCACCTCGACATCGCCGGGCCGGCCTTCAACGAGCAGGGCCCCTTCGGCTACACCCCCAAGGGCGGCACCGGCACCGCGGTCCGCACCCTGGTCCGCCTCGCCGAGGCGGCCGCCGAGGGCAAGGTGCTCTGA